From the genome of Vicia villosa cultivar HV-30 ecotype Madison, WI linkage group LG2, Vvil1.0, whole genome shotgun sequence, one region includes:
- the LOC131648106 gene encoding pentatricopeptide repeat-containing protein At1g11900: MLLTMLGVPIARSLSRFHYPPLLTTICLQAFSTEASLDKESVTNEILKEFRATIENAPAASSGKVCCAYIDKICKAGNVSALSQMLQMLNEKNIIVSPNVYNLMLVEAIQNNDIDLSFQLLKKLLLSGESPSATSCIKFAQAFRNVNHSVELLRFLKEIVSQTSGSSISSFINKIIYAFAKSGQKDSALVIFSLLKIQNDSVLDLITYNIVLDILGRKGHVDEMLDVFASLKKAGFVPDTISYNTLIHGLGKVGRSDLCFAYFEEMKENGNQPNLLTYTALIDTFGGAGNIGESLKLFREMKLKGILPSIQIYRSLIHNLTKIEKIELATELLGEMNSSSTVLPGPRDFKTKRRQRKT, translated from the exons ATGTTATTGACGATGTTAGGTGTTCCAATAGCAAGGTCTCTCTCCCGTTTTCACTATCCTCCCCTTCTAACAACAATATG TTTACAGGCCTTTTCAACGGAGGCATCTCTTGACAAAGAGAGTGTGACAAACGAAATCTTGAAGGAATTTCGTGCAACCATTGAAAATGCTCCAGCAGCATCCAGTGGCAAAGTCTGCTGCGCATATATTGATAAGATTTGCAAGGCGGGAAACGTTTCAGCCTTAAGTCAAATGCTACAAATGTTAAATGAGAAGAACATTATTGTCTCACCGAATGTGTATAATCTCATGTTGGTGGAAGCAATTCAAAATAATGACATTGACCTTTCATTTCAACTGCTCAAGAAATTATTATTGTCAGGTGAATCCCCGAGTGCAACCTCGTGTATTAAGTTTGCGCAGGCTTTCAGAAATGTAAATCATTCTGTGGAGCTTCTTAGATTTCTTAAAGAAATAGTATCACAAACCAGTGGTTCAAGTATATCATCATTCATAAACAAGATCATTTATGCTTTTGCTAAAAGTGGACAGAAGGATAGTGCTTTGGTGATATTCAGTCTTCTTAAAATACAGAACGATAGTGTTCTGGACTTGATCACGTATAATATTGTTCTAGATATCTTGGGTCGTAAGGGCCATGTGGATGAAATGCTTGATGTGTTTGCGTCCTTGAAAAAAGCAGGTTTTGTCCCTGATACTATTTCTTACAATACTCTAATACATGGACTAGGAAAGGTTGGAAGATCCGATTTATGCTTTGCATATTTTGAGGAAATGAAGGAGAATGGAAATCAACCGAATTTGCTTACATATACTGCTTTGATTGATACTTTCGGTGGAGCAGGAAATATTGGGGAATCACTGAAACTCTTCCGGGAGATGAAACTGAAGGGGATTCTTCCTTCAATTCAAATCTACAGATCATTAATCCATAACTTAACTAAAATAGAGAAGATTGAGTTGGCAACAGAACTTTTAGGAGAGATGAATTCTTCATCAACTGTTCTACCTGGCCCTAGAGATTTCAAGACGAAAAGAAGGCAAAGAAAGACTTAA